In one Meles meles chromosome 17, mMelMel3.1 paternal haplotype, whole genome shotgun sequence genomic region, the following are encoded:
- the FCER1A gene encoding high affinity immunoglobulin epsilon receptor subunit alpha isoform X1, with protein sequence MPVPMGGPALLWMALLLFSPHGVLADISKPMVSLNPPWNRILKDDSVTLTCYENNSLEVDSAVWTHNGNLLGNNTSRFNIVKAHLQDSGEYRCRDKESNMSDPVHLEVFTEWLLLQAAPEELTEGEPLHIRCHSWRNLKVTKVTYYRNGKALKYGYENFEMPIPNATVKDNGSYYCTGWIKRQNHTSDTINIIVKKNYLDQSGHQRKTAWLRFLIPLLVVILFAVDTGLFILTQQQLTLLLKTQRTRKSKKPDPEKK encoded by the exons ATGCCTGTTCCCATGGGAGGCCCTGCCCTGCTGTGGATGGCGTTGCTTCTCTTCT CTCCACACGGTGTGTTGGCAG ATATCTCGAAACCAATGGTGTCCTTGAACCCGCCATGGAATAGAATATTGAAAGATGACAGTGTGACTCTTACATGCTATGAGAACAACTCCCTTGAAGTTGACTCCGCTGTGTGGACCCACAACGGCAATCTTTTGGGAAATAATACTTCACGCTTCAATATTGTGAAAGCGCACCTGCAGGACAGTGGAGAATACAGGTGCCGGGACAAAGAATCCAACATGAGCGATCCTGTGCACCTAGAAGTCTTCACAG AGTGGCTGCTCCTTCAAGCCGCTCCTGAGGAGCTGACGGAGGGTGAGCCCTTGCACATCAGGTGCCATAGCTGGAGGAATTTGAAAGTCACCAAGGTGACCTACTACAGGAATGGCAAAGCCCTCAAGTACGGGTACGAAAACTTCGAAATGCCCATTCCCAATGCCACAGTAAAGGATAACGGCAGCTATTACTGCACGGGCTGGATTAAGAGGCAAAATCATACCTCCGACACCATCAACATCATTGTGAAAAAAA ATTACCTCGACCAGAGTGGTCACCAAAGGAAAACCGCCTGGCTACGATTTCTGATCCCATTGTTGGTGGTGATTCTGTTTGCTGTGGACACAGGACTGTTCATCTTGACCCAGCAGCAGCTGACACTACTCTTGAAGACTCAGAGGACCAGAAAGAGTAAAAAGCCAGACCCTGAAAAGAAATGA
- the FCER1A gene encoding high affinity immunoglobulin epsilon receptor subunit alpha isoform X2 has product MPVPMGGPALLWMALLLFSPHGVLADISKPMVSLNPPWNRILKDDSVTLTCYENNSLEVDSAVWTHNGNLLGNNTSRFNIVKAHLQDSGEYRCRDKESNMSDPVHLEVFTEWLLLQAAPEELTEGEPLHIRCHSWRNLKVTKVTYYRNGKALKYGYENFEMPIPNATVKDNGSYYCTGWIKRQNHTSDTINIIVKKSELPRPEWSPKENRLATISDPIVGGDSVCCGHRTVHLDPAAADTTLEDSEDQKE; this is encoded by the exons ATGCCTGTTCCCATGGGAGGCCCTGCCCTGCTGTGGATGGCGTTGCTTCTCTTCT CTCCACACGGTGTGTTGGCAG ATATCTCGAAACCAATGGTGTCCTTGAACCCGCCATGGAATAGAATATTGAAAGATGACAGTGTGACTCTTACATGCTATGAGAACAACTCCCTTGAAGTTGACTCCGCTGTGTGGACCCACAACGGCAATCTTTTGGGAAATAATACTTCACGCTTCAATATTGTGAAAGCGCACCTGCAGGACAGTGGAGAATACAGGTGCCGGGACAAAGAATCCAACATGAGCGATCCTGTGCACCTAGAAGTCTTCACAG AGTGGCTGCTCCTTCAAGCCGCTCCTGAGGAGCTGACGGAGGGTGAGCCCTTGCACATCAGGTGCCATAGCTGGAGGAATTTGAAAGTCACCAAGGTGACCTACTACAGGAATGGCAAAGCCCTCAAGTACGGGTACGAAAACTTCGAAATGCCCATTCCCAATGCCACAGTAAAGGATAACGGCAGCTATTACTGCACGGGCTGGATTAAGAGGCAAAATCATACCTCCGACACCATCAACATCATTGTGAAAAAAAGTGA ATTACCTCGACCAGAGTGGTCACCAAAGGAAAACCGCCTGGCTACGATTTCTGATCCCATTGTTGGTGGTGATTCTGTTTGCTGTGGACACAGGACTGTTCATCTTGACCCAGCAGCAGCTGACACTACTCTTGAAGACTCAGAGGACCAGAAAGAGTAA
- the LOC123928020 gene encoding olfactory receptor 10J3-like, with amino-acid sequence MDTLSTEGLWFTYSLLWLAHHTCPLPRPRPLSMSMPNSTAVTQFLLEGFSSFGWHHRLVFFVVFLTLYLLTLSGNVVIVTIIRLDRHLHTPMYFFLSMLSLSETCYTVAIIPRMLSGLLSPQQPIAVQDCATQLFFYLTFGINNCFLLTAMGYDRYVAICNPLRYSVIMSKEVCVQLASGSLGIGLGMAIVQVTSVFGLPFCDAFVISHFFCDVRPLLKLACMDTTVNEIINFVVSVCVLVLPMGLVFISYVLIISAILKIASAEGRKKAFATCASHLTVVVVHYGCASIIYLKPKSQSSLGQDRLISVTYTVITPLLNPVVYSLRNKEVKDALLRAMGRRPLSL; translated from the coding sequence ATGGACACACTTTCCACTGAAGGCCTCTGGTTCACCTACTCTCTTTTGTGGTTGGCTCATCACACCTGTCCTTTGCCCAGACCTAGACCTCTCTCAATGTCAATGCCAAACTCCACTGCTGTGACCCAGTTCCTCTTGGAAGGGTTCTCCAGCTTTGGGTGGCATCACAGGCTTGTGTTCTTTGTTGTCTTTCTAACTCTGTACCTGCTGACTCTCTCTGGCAATGTTGTCATCGTGACTATTATTCGCCTGGACCGtcacctccacacccccatgtacttcttcctgagcatgctctccctctctgagaCCTGCTACACTGTGGCCATCATTCCCCGGATGCTTTCTGGCCTCCTGAGCCCCCAACAGCCCATTGCTGTCCAAGACTGTGCCACTCAGCTCTTCTTCTATCTCACCTTCGGCATCAACAACTGCTTCCTGCTCACGGCCATGGGCTacgaccgctatgtggccatctgcaacccCCTACGGTACTCGGTCATCATGAGTAAAGAGGTCTGTGTCCAGTTAGCATCTGGATCACTGGGAATTGGTCTGGGCATGGCCATTGTCCAGGTAACATCTGTGTTTGGCCTGCCCTTCTGTGACGCCTTTGTCATTTCTCACTTCTTCTGTGACGTGAGGCCCCTTCTGAAGCTGGCCTGCATGGACACCACTGTCAACGAGATCATCAACTTTGTTGTCAGCGTCTGTGTCCTGGTTCTCCCCATGGGCCTGGTCTTCATCTCTTACGTCCTCATCATCTCCGCCATCCTGAAGATCGCTTCAGCCGAGGGCCGGAAGAAGGCCTTTGCCACCTGCGCCTCCCACCTCACGGTGGTCGTTGTCCATTATGGCTGCGCCTCCATCATCTACCTCAAGCCCAAGTCCCAGAGTTCCCTGGGGCAGGACAGACTCATCTCTGTGACCTACACGGTCATCACCCCCCTGCTGAACCCTGTCGTGTACAGCCTGAGGAACAAGGAGGTCAAGGATGCTCTGCTCAGAGCTATGGGGCGGAGGCCCCTTTCCTTGTAG